Proteins found in one Sorghum bicolor cultivar BTx623 chromosome 1, Sorghum_bicolor_NCBIv3, whole genome shotgun sequence genomic segment:
- the LOC8080108 gene encoding uncharacterized WD repeat-containing protein C2A9.03 isoform X5, with protein MLRNLLWPTSKHDVYLVQNYSVMHWSALLQRGTEVLNVAGRLAPTQNVKGARPLSRVQISTMAVKDNLIVAGGFQGELICKYVDKPGVAFCTNLTGDDNSTTNAVDIYQAPNGGTRVMAANNDCVVRTFDAERYSLLSQFTFPWSVNSTSVSPDGKLLAVLGDSTECVIADPQSGRATATLRGHQDYSFSSAWHPDGRVLATGNQDGTCRLWDARSLSEPFAVLKGRIGAVRGLRFSPDGGRFLAAAEAADFVHVYDAAAGYVGREQEVELFGEVAGAAFSPDGEALFVSVADRTYGGLLEFRRRRADGYLDTCFF; from the exons GCTCCAGAGAGGAACGGAAGTGCTCAATGTGGCCGGCCGATTGGCCCCGACACAG AATGTGAAGGGGGCTAGACCATTGTCGAGGGTTCAGATCAGCACCATGGCTGTGAAGGACAACCTCATTGTTGCCGGCGGCTTCCAGGGAGAACTCATCTGCAAG TATGTTGATAAACCCGGGGTGGCATTCTGCACGAACCTGACCGGCGACGACAACTCCACCACCAACGCCGTCGACATCTACCAGGCACCCAA CGGCGGCACTCGAGTGATGGCGGCGAACAACGACTGCGTCGTCAGAACATTCGACGCCGAGAGATACAGCCTTCTCAGTCAGTTCACCTTCCCGTGGTCTGTCAAC AGCACGTCGGTGAGCCCCGACGGCAAGCTGCTGGCGGTTCTGGGCGACAGCACGGAGTGCGTGATCGCGGACCCGCAGTCGGGCAGGGCGACGGCGACGCTGCGCGGGCACCAGGACTACTCCTTCTCGTCGGCGTGGCACCCCGACGGCCGCGTCCTGGCGACGGGGAACCAGGACGGGACGTGCAGGCTGTGGGACGCGCGCAGCCTGTCGGAGCCGTTCGCGGTGCTGAAAGGCCGGATCGGCGCCGTCCGGGGCCTCCGGTTCTCCCCCGACGGCGGCAGGTTCCTGGCAGCGGCCGAGGCCGCCGACTTCGTGCACGTGTACGACGCCGCGGCCGGGTACGTCGGGCGCGAGCAGGAGGTGGAGCTGTTCGGGGAGGTGGCCGGCGCCGCGTTCAGCCCCGACGGCGAGGCGCTGTTCGTCAGCGTCGCCGACCGCACCTACGGCGGCCTGCTCGAgttccgccgccgccgggcggACGGCTACCTCGACACGTGTTTCTTCTGA